Proteins co-encoded in one Cytophaga hutchinsonii ATCC 33406 genomic window:
- a CDS encoding protoporphyrinogen/coproporphyrinogen oxidase translates to MKNKIAVIGSGISGLSAAAVLNDTHDVHVFERNAAIGGLVHCDRSADVLYHRVGGHVFNSKNKEVLEWFWNKFDKEQEFVQAKRNAKIFYKEGFIGYPIENFLYQLDPSVVEQVMKELIDISQAGVKEPMSYEHFESFLQNTFGPTLYELYFKPYNNKIWKTDLRTVSMQWLEGKLPMPKLIEIITSNIVRRDEADMVHANFYYPKSGGSQFIADRLATGLSVTCNKKLETIAIKENKLTVFGEAFDQIIYTADVRKLPDILALQTDPPFRYNEQIKKLRSNGTSSVLCSCDKSDLSWLYIPEEHFKAHRIIYTGNFSATNNSDLLTDSNRSSCTVEFSGICSYEEMVEELSLLPGNLQPIDYNNEPNSYVIQDKETRKIIQEYKEYLAPYGIHLLGRFAEWEYYNMDKAMEAAFALKRQMQPG, encoded by the coding sequence ATGAAAAATAAAATTGCTGTTATTGGCTCAGGTATTTCAGGTTTGTCTGCTGCTGCGGTATTAAACGATACACATGACGTGCATGTATTTGAACGTAATGCAGCTATCGGAGGCCTTGTACATTGCGACCGTTCGGCAGACGTATTGTATCACCGCGTTGGAGGGCATGTATTTAACAGCAAAAACAAAGAAGTATTAGAATGGTTCTGGAATAAATTTGATAAAGAACAGGAATTTGTTCAAGCCAAACGCAATGCAAAGATTTTTTATAAAGAAGGATTTATTGGTTATCCGATAGAAAATTTTTTATATCAGCTTGATCCATCTGTAGTAGAGCAGGTGATGAAAGAATTGATAGACATAAGCCAGGCCGGAGTAAAAGAACCTATGTCTTATGAGCACTTTGAATCCTTTCTTCAGAATACGTTTGGGCCAACGTTATATGAATTGTATTTTAAACCTTATAACAACAAGATATGGAAAACGGATCTGCGTACCGTATCGATGCAGTGGCTGGAAGGTAAGTTGCCCATGCCGAAATTGATTGAAATCATTACAAGTAACATCGTGCGCCGCGATGAAGCCGATATGGTACATGCAAATTTTTATTATCCCAAATCAGGCGGTTCGCAGTTTATTGCTGACAGATTAGCAACAGGGTTATCTGTTACATGTAATAAAAAATTAGAAACTATTGCAATAAAAGAAAATAAGCTGACTGTTTTTGGCGAAGCATTTGATCAGATCATTTATACGGCAGATGTAAGAAAACTGCCGGATATATTGGCGTTACAAACAGATCCTCCATTCCGGTATAACGAACAAATAAAAAAGCTTAGGTCTAACGGTACATCAAGTGTGTTGTGCAGCTGCGACAAAAGTGATTTGTCTTGGTTATACATTCCCGAAGAACACTTCAAAGCGCATCGCATTATCTACACAGGCAATTTCAGTGCTACGAATAATTCTGACCTATTAACAGACTCCAATCGTTCTTCGTGCACCGTAGAATTTTCAGGAATATGCAGCTATGAAGAAATGGTAGAAGAACTTAGCTTATTGCCCGGTAATCTGCAGCCGATCGATTATAACAACGAGCCTAATTCCTATGTGATTCAGGACAAAGAGACGCGTAAAATTATTCAGGAATATAAAGAATATTTAGCTCCATACGGCATACATCTGTTAGGCCGCTTTGCTGAATGGGAATATTATAATATGGATAAGGCTATGGAAGCAGCATTTGCGCTGAAACGGCAGATGCAGCCAGGTTAA
- a CDS encoding PID-CTERM protein-sorting domain-containing protein: MKKLSKTILFICLCGMSIASFAQAGGAEQPCDGDDPFDCPEIPIDGGASFLLLAGAGAVVTRMIKKRSSNA; encoded by the coding sequence ATGAAAAAATTATCTAAAACAATTCTTTTTATATGCCTTTGCGGGATGAGCATTGCCTCTTTTGCACAGGCCGGCGGTGCTGAACAGCCTTGCGACGGGGATGATCCGTTTGACTGTCCTGAAATTCCCATTGACGGGGGGGCCTCTTTCCTTTTACTGGCAGGTGCTGGAGCGGTTGTAACACGTATGATAAAAAAACGCAGCAGCAACGCCTAA
- a CDS encoding glycosyltransferase, translating into MDVLNFTLVSTVYNEALRLDQTIEELKLQTLQPSEIIITDAGSTDGTYEMLLAWKASSSVPIKVLQKNRCNVAEGRNMAIHAASYALIASTDFGCRFHPQWLESIISPFTDPSVKAVGGAFAVVEEDIQTLPAKAAYLLFDGYKDDIHEEWFTPTSRSVAYYKEVFDAVGGYPEWLTLAADDTVFGRVAKKIGYTFYMVDKRYVYWGRHTTAVAYAKEAFRYGLGDGEARINGKSTISKTIELILRALFLKTGPAIALLVFSGILPAYALLGVLPFLAGFRPYWRHAGVWKRLRSDKYNFKVFLYSLYLMEKTRFFYLKGYYKGYVKSPAFRKEAARMLQKKFQV; encoded by the coding sequence ATGGATGTCTTGAATTTTACACTTGTTTCAACCGTATATAATGAAGCACTTCGATTAGATCAAACAATTGAAGAATTAAAACTGCAAACACTTCAGCCATCTGAGATTATAATTACCGATGCAGGCTCTACAGACGGTACTTATGAAATGCTGTTAGCCTGGAAAGCTTCTTCTTCCGTACCGATAAAAGTACTTCAAAAGAATCGGTGCAATGTAGCTGAAGGTCGTAACATGGCGATACACGCGGCCTCATATGCATTGATTGCAAGTACCGATTTCGGTTGCCGTTTTCATCCGCAATGGCTCGAAAGTATTATTTCACCATTTACCGATCCTTCCGTTAAAGCAGTCGGCGGCGCCTTTGCCGTTGTCGAAGAAGACATACAGACATTGCCTGCTAAAGCTGCTTACTTATTGTTTGACGGGTATAAAGATGATATACATGAAGAGTGGTTTACGCCAACATCCCGTTCTGTAGCGTACTATAAAGAAGTCTTCGATGCCGTAGGAGGTTATCCCGAATGGCTTACCCTGGCTGCAGATGATACCGTCTTCGGACGTGTTGCCAAGAAAATTGGTTATACGTTTTATATGGTAGATAAACGCTATGTATACTGGGGCAGACATACAACTGCGGTTGCCTATGCAAAAGAAGCCTTTAGGTATGGCTTGGGAGACGGAGAGGCGCGTATCAATGGCAAAAGTACAATCTCAAAAACGATTGAATTGATTTTGCGTGCATTGTTTCTGAAAACAGGCCCGGCTATTGCCTTGCTGGTATTTTCAGGCATCCTCCCAGCTTACGCATTACTTGGAGTACTTCCGTTTTTAGCAGGCTTCAGGCCGTATTGGCGCCATGCTGGTGTATGGAAACGTCTCCGGTCAGATAAATATAATTTCAAGGTATTTCTTTATAGTCTCTATCTGATGGAAAAAACGCGTTTTTTTTATTTGAAAGGATATTACAAGGGATACGTGAAATCACCGGCATTTCGTAAAGAAGCAGCGCGTATGCTTCAAAAGAAATTTCAGGTATGA
- a CDS encoding glycosyltransferase family 4 protein has product MKVLMIGPFPPVVNGVTVSNDFLYHSLTSQGDQVNRINTETGKIASMQGDKISLHKILTFLSIYKNIFKVSGKDVVYMTIGQTFWGVVKYSPFICYCWLAGIPYVFHIHGGYLSKSYLNMSRRKQRIIKVLFSKSSCVIALSESLAKDIQNIFTKVNIAVVENFYDQELIHPALERTVHSVPHFLFLSNLMLGKGILEFLDALIILQDAHKLHFKVALAGNIERGMQAEIQKRIDRLKEDKVYFLGLADLPKKKELLYWSDIFVLPTWYIMEGQPISIIEAYVTGNVVVSTHQGGIEEISGYDTFFKTEAQNPALLAEVLFNSVQQLPQLKQAIEQTKKTTQIRFNSNRFVEEIKEVLLKK; this is encoded by the coding sequence ATGAAAGTGTTGATGATAGGGCCTTTTCCTCCGGTTGTAAATGGAGTTACTGTAAGTAATGATTTTTTATATCATTCTTTAACAAGTCAAGGTGATCAGGTAAACCGTATTAATACAGAAACCGGTAAAATTGCCTCCATGCAGGGAGATAAAATAAGCCTCCATAAGATCCTTACTTTTTTATCTATTTATAAAAATATATTCAAGGTTTCCGGAAAGGATGTTGTGTATATGACCATTGGTCAGACATTCTGGGGTGTTGTAAAATATTCACCTTTTATCTGTTATTGCTGGCTTGCAGGTATTCCGTACGTTTTTCACATTCATGGGGGATATTTAAGTAAATCGTACTTGAATATGAGCCGCAGAAAACAACGTATCATAAAAGTCTTATTCTCAAAAAGCAGTTGTGTAATAGCTTTGTCTGAATCGTTGGCAAAAGACATACAAAATATTTTTACGAAAGTAAATATAGCTGTTGTCGAAAATTTTTACGATCAGGAATTGATTCATCCTGCCTTAGAGCGCACAGTACATAGTGTTCCTCATTTTTTATTTCTGAGTAATTTAATGTTAGGCAAAGGCATTTTAGAATTTCTGGATGCACTCATTATTTTACAGGATGCTCACAAACTTCATTTTAAGGTTGCGCTTGCAGGCAATATTGAAAGAGGTATGCAAGCAGAAATACAGAAAAGGATTGACCGCTTAAAAGAAGATAAGGTATACTTTTTAGGATTAGCAGATTTGCCCAAGAAAAAGGAACTGCTGTATTGGTCTGATATTTTCGTTTTGCCAACCTGGTATATTATGGAAGGGCAGCCAATAAGTATTATTGAAGCATATGTTACCGGAAATGTTGTTGTATCAACACATCAGGGAGGTATTGAGGAAATCAGTGGATACGATACATTTTTCAAAACAGAAGCGCAGAACCCGGCGCTATTAGCAGAAGTACTGTTTAACTCTGTGCAGCAACTGCCGCAGCTAAAGCAGGCTATTGAACAGACTAAAAAGACAACTCAAATACGATTTAATTCTAACAGGTTTGTAGAAGAAATTAAAGAAGTACTGTTGAAAAAATGA
- a CDS encoding glycosyltransferase, which produces MSQDTILLIWDRIGDYHLSRVKACEKLLGAPVFTADLAGTDNLYKWDSIAKTTHTVLSSKPAEQSDIWNRFRTFRRIIKTHSIAVVAMPYGRTEYHIFLLYARLKGIRTIIFSESWYSRGKLKDFLKSLLLKSLGNYFFVSGKRAFDHFTKNYKINPEKIETGYSVVDNNHFQRRLFTEKKYVLTIARYSEEKNLSFLIDSYAKSVISNTYNLMLIGEGPLRPALQSQIDILGLSDRVQLAGWVPYAALPKAYAEAVVFVLPSSFEPWGLVVNEAMSAGLPILVSDACGCMPELVAEGVNGWSFNSNTQQELIERLNAFAALSEKGIEITGKNSMQLIRNYTPDTWAGSIARLAQAGR; this is translated from the coding sequence ATGAGTCAAGATACTATATTATTGATCTGGGACCGGATAGGCGACTATCATCTTTCACGTGTAAAAGCATGTGAAAAATTGCTTGGAGCACCTGTATTTACAGCTGATCTGGCAGGTACAGATAACCTATATAAATGGGATAGCATTGCAAAAACAACACATACGGTGCTTTCATCAAAACCTGCAGAGCAATCAGATATCTGGAACCGTTTCCGCACATTCCGCAGGATTATTAAAACACATTCCATTGCTGTGGTTGCAATGCCATACGGGCGTACGGAATATCATATATTTTTATTGTATGCACGATTAAAAGGTATCCGTACAATTATTTTTTCTGAATCCTGGTATTCCAGGGGAAAACTAAAAGATTTCTTAAAATCCCTACTGTTAAAATCACTCGGTAATTACTTCTTTGTTTCCGGGAAAAGAGCGTTTGATCATTTTACAAAAAACTATAAAATCAATCCGGAGAAAATTGAAACGGGTTATAGTGTAGTCGATAATAATCATTTTCAGCGAAGGCTATTTACAGAAAAAAAATATGTCTTAACCATTGCCCGTTACAGTGAAGAAAAAAATCTTTCTTTTCTGATTGATAGTTATGCAAAATCAGTGATCAGCAATACCTACAACTTAATGCTGATAGGTGAAGGGCCGCTTCGCCCTGCATTACAGTCCCAAATTGATATACTCGGCCTTTCAGACCGGGTTCAGCTGGCAGGCTGGGTGCCTTATGCTGCATTGCCAAAAGCATATGCCGAAGCCGTTGTTTTTGTTTTGCCAAGTTCTTTTGAACCCTGGGGGCTGGTAGTGAATGAAGCGATGTCGGCCGGTTTACCCATCCTGGTATCAGATGCCTGTGGGTGTATGCCGGAGTTGGTAGCAGAAGGTGTAAATGGCTGGTCTTTTAATAGCAATACGCAACAGGAACTGATTGAACGGCTTAATGCTTTTGCGGCCTTGAGTGAAAAGGGGATAGAGATAACAGGAAAAAATTCTATGCAATTGATTCGTAACTACACACCCGATACATGGGCAGGGTCCATAGCACGGCTGGCACAGGCTGGCAGATAG
- a CDS encoding glycosyltransferase family 4 protein — MKKSKVICVHIGARAHYLLPKAIEASGQLDMLITDTWIGSGCTRYLLTLLPVRALRSLAGRYSKDISSQKVRSFGFFFLLLEFYLRFKHTYGWALIMKRDRQFQLRAVNKMHESVQANCVFGISYTALECFKIARQKGMKTILFQVDPGIEEELIVSDLLNTYASVTSWEPAPEVYWERWKQECSLADRIMVNSEWSKTGLIKHGIPAHKISVISLPFIVEKKHAAFSRVYPAAFSAERPLRCLFLGTLTVRKGIHLVIQAAKELYGLPIEFICVGRSEISDDFSTQANIVHHGLVTREETDMYYRQADVFLFPTFSDGFGLTQLESMAWQLPVIATTHCGDVVQHGKNGWIIEPVTSKELAAVLKNILSDPDLLRMCAGNCLNTVSAFNTEKFTADIASIL, encoded by the coding sequence TTGAAAAAGTCTAAGGTTATATGTGTCCACATAGGTGCGCGTGCGCATTACCTGCTTCCCAAAGCAATAGAAGCTTCTGGGCAGCTGGATATGCTGATTACAGATACATGGATCGGTTCAGGATGTACGCGCTATCTGCTCACGCTGTTGCCTGTAAGAGCTTTACGTTCTCTTGCCGGCCGTTACTCAAAAGATATTTCTTCTCAAAAAGTCCGGTCTTTTGGTTTCTTTTTTTTATTGCTTGAATTTTACCTGCGGTTTAAACATACCTATGGCTGGGCACTGATAATGAAAAGAGACCGGCAGTTTCAGCTTCGGGCTGTTAATAAAATGCATGAATCAGTGCAGGCCAACTGTGTATTCGGAATCAGTTACACGGCTTTGGAGTGTTTTAAAATTGCCAGGCAAAAAGGAATGAAAACAATATTGTTCCAGGTAGATCCGGGCATAGAGGAAGAGCTGATCGTTTCAGATTTATTAAACACATATGCTTCTGTTACAAGCTGGGAGCCAGCTCCGGAGGTATATTGGGAAAGATGGAAACAGGAGTGCAGCCTGGCTGATCGGATTATGGTTAACTCGGAATGGAGCAAAACCGGATTGATAAAGCACGGAATTCCTGCACATAAAATCAGTGTAATTTCCTTGCCCTTCATCGTAGAAAAAAAGCATGCAGCATTTTCGCGTGTTTACCCTGCCGCATTTTCAGCTGAACGGCCGTTGCGCTGTTTGTTTTTAGGAACGCTGACCGTACGGAAAGGTATTCATCTTGTAATACAGGCAGCGAAAGAATTATACGGCTTACCGATAGAGTTTATATGTGTAGGCCGTTCTGAAATATCAGATGACTTTTCAACGCAAGCCAACATTGTTCATCATGGCCTGGTAACACGGGAAGAAACAGATATGTATTACAGGCAGGCAGATGTATTTTTATTTCCAACGTTCTCCGATGGGTTTGGATTAACGCAATTAGAATCCATGGCCTGGCAGCTGCCTGTTATAGCAACAACGCATTGCGGTGACGTAGTGCAGCACGGAAAAAATGGCTGGATAATAGAACCGGTAACTAGTAAAGAATTGGCCGCGGTATTAAAAAATATACTGTCTGATCCGGATCTGCTGCGTATGTGTGCAGGTAACTGTCTGAATACCGTTAGCGCATTCAATACAGAAAAATTTACAGCCGATATAGCAAGCATACTATGA
- a CDS encoding exosortase/archaeosortase family protein: MADPRGTYYFPFLKYINVLKWVLSFLLYPTEWMMELSGYDAYIVFFPDLFRDGGAIGIIPGWQLRVAFPCMGFKIMISFLALMFAYRGTKKWIYIPLGLLFIQVINLLRVWGIVAALINNKWGMTTREMVNISHDFFNYSSYICIFLFFLYWIRKK; this comes from the coding sequence GTGGCAGACCCGCGCGGAACCTATTACTTCCCTTTCCTGAAGTACATCAATGTACTTAAATGGGTGCTCAGCTTTTTACTCTACCCAACCGAATGGATGATGGAACTTTCAGGATACGATGCATATATCGTTTTCTTCCCGGACTTATTTAGAGACGGAGGTGCTATCGGAATTATTCCCGGATGGCAGTTAAGGGTTGCTTTTCCATGTATGGGTTTTAAGATCATGATCAGCTTTCTGGCGCTGATGTTTGCTTACAGAGGAACTAAAAAATGGATCTATATTCCACTCGGATTACTTTTTATTCAGGTCATAAACCTGCTCCGCGTATGGGGGATTGTGGCTGCACTCATCAATAACAAATGGGGAATGACTACCAGAGAAATGGTAAATATCAGTCACGACTTTTTTAATTACTCCTCTTACATCTGTATTTTTCTATTCTTCCTGTACTGGATAAGAAAAAAATAA
- a CDS encoding glycosyltransferase: MNIIILNTNSFGGNYEYSRCLAAAYAEHADVKKCTVVIPENAAQPETEIFKKILISDLPAINVTLFKKIYFLYRSLVNPFRVFRYLKNAPASAVVFNDYEQITALIWVPFIKKLKKKHTFLVILHDPDRDAYLPVKWLSEITMKKVMSIMDVALYHELLPDKVYYKKEIPKINIPHGLYTHSLFDQHLLNHLIHQKGEKKMMGVIGNIRDEKNYSFLIQCLPELPDVILLIAGSPSNSSVSIASYKEEIEKRNVQDRVIWIEKKLTDEEMQGIIQACDLMLLYYKYSFTSQSGLLNLIAPHKKKLIVSDGQSGLTKIVEQYKLGAVVPIDKKSFVQAVNQIVFTDMSAEQQLAWDRYLDYASWHNHTRIVIEQVQKMKKTFSAKI; encoded by the coding sequence ATGAATATAATCATTCTGAATACAAATAGTTTTGGAGGCAATTATGAGTATTCCCGTTGCCTTGCGGCTGCTTATGCCGAACATGCGGATGTAAAGAAATGTACCGTAGTTATTCCGGAAAATGCAGCACAGCCTGAAACCGAAATTTTTAAAAAAATATTGATTTCAGATCTGCCTGCAATAAATGTTACGTTATTTAAAAAAATATATTTTTTATACCGAAGCCTGGTTAATCCATTTCGCGTATTCAGGTATCTGAAAAATGCCCCTGCCTCGGCTGTTGTGTTTAATGATTACGAACAGATAACAGCATTGATTTGGGTACCCTTTATTAAAAAGCTAAAAAAGAAACATACTTTTCTTGTCATCCTGCACGATCCGGACCGGGACGCGTACCTGCCTGTTAAGTGGCTGTCTGAAATCACCATGAAAAAAGTTATGTCGATTATGGATGTAGCTTTATATCACGAATTGCTGCCGGATAAAGTTTATTATAAAAAAGAAATTCCAAAGATCAATATTCCTCACGGTTTATATACCCATTCGCTTTTTGATCAGCACCTATTGAATCACCTGATTCATCAAAAGGGAGAAAAGAAAATGATGGGTGTGATCGGTAATATCCGGGATGAAAAAAATTATTCATTTTTGATTCAGTGTTTACCTGAATTACCTGACGTTATTTTATTGATTGCCGGCAGCCCTTCAAATTCATCTGTTTCAATAGCTTCATATAAAGAAGAAATTGAAAAAAGGAATGTACAGGATCGGGTTATATGGATTGAAAAAAAACTGACGGATGAAGAAATGCAAGGCATTATTCAGGCATGTGATCTGATGTTATTGTATTATAAATACAGCTTCACTTCACAAAGCGGCTTGCTGAATCTGATCGCTCCGCATAAAAAGAAATTGATCGTTAGTGACGGACAGTCGGGCTTAACAAAAATCGTAGAGCAATATAAGTTAGGAGCCGTTGTACCAATAGATAAAAAATCTTTCGTTCAGGCAGTTAATCAAATTGTTTTTACAGACATGTCCGCGGAACAGCAATTGGCCTGGGATCGATATCTTGACTATGCAAGCTGGCATAATCATACACGCATTGTTATTGAACAGGTACAAAAAATGAAAAAAACGTTTTCTGCAAAAATATGA
- a CDS encoding LIC_10190 family membrane protein, translating into MILLIIYWVLLLPLFLGWGIWVHGFITRYFKQQNNAENFFILTLTGVCMVGLLSNVCSLFIPLGQNPYLLLVLYFLAVMAIYRKKNLVVQMLNQISWTTVTGILFLAILIIVVSKSASASEILDEKGYYLPFIKWVETYGITPGLANLQGRFGFNSSWHILSALVSLRWSGLLFYDLNGFIILLILGYYLLGVSRTDAPVQYVFGLFVSAFIFRNFLTSSAADLPNIYLSSLILLWMVGKYENKTLGEIDYTFVVSFFISFYLVTIKPSSIYLLLIYVPTIFIALRQMQFNKIVWLICIATIVIIPWCIRFYITTGYLVFPVAGIDLFNPDWKLPLQHVIEERNAVKCFPISDRLPAEEVFKMSFSEWFPQWFKKSLFEQKAFFLAIIFVSVYHILTFKKRLQQLNDRLFLAIQICVLINITIWLTQFPDFRFAWGYILVYVFTGMYFMATDAGFFRNKFQRLTLIFLIAMTGIHLIRTLKDVSGNYKNIFLQQAQFTEGEIEIRKINTVSYYKSETAWDLPLPSILSWQNPSIELRGDSTLKEGFRSVPEKK; encoded by the coding sequence ATGATCTTATTAATTATCTATTGGGTTTTATTGTTACCGCTTTTTTTAGGATGGGGGATATGGGTACATGGTTTTATTACACGTTATTTCAAACAGCAAAATAATGCTGAAAATTTCTTCATACTTACATTAACAGGAGTGTGTATGGTCGGTCTGCTGTCCAATGTTTGTTCATTGTTTATACCACTTGGTCAGAATCCGTATCTCTTACTTGTTCTCTATTTTCTGGCAGTCATGGCCATATACCGGAAAAAAAATCTGGTTGTGCAGATGCTCAATCAGATTTCCTGGACTACTGTAACGGGTATATTATTTTTAGCTATACTTATTATTGTGGTGTCTAAAAGTGCTTCTGCTTCAGAGATACTGGATGAAAAAGGATATTATCTGCCTTTTATAAAATGGGTGGAAACGTATGGAATAACGCCCGGGCTTGCCAATCTGCAAGGGCGCTTTGGATTTAATTCTTCCTGGCATATTCTGAGCGCACTGGTAAGTTTGCGCTGGTCAGGTCTCTTGTTTTATGATCTGAATGGTTTTATCATTTTACTCATTCTTGGATATTATCTGCTAGGTGTTTCCAGAACCGATGCCCCTGTGCAGTATGTATTTGGCTTATTTGTTTCCGCATTTATTTTCAGGAATTTTTTAACTTCTTCAGCCGCAGATCTCCCCAATATTTATTTAAGTTCACTGATACTTTTATGGATGGTTGGTAAATATGAAAATAAAACCTTAGGAGAAATTGATTATACCTTTGTCGTTTCCTTTTTTATTTCCTTTTATCTGGTAACGATAAAACCTTCTTCCATTTATTTATTGCTTATTTATGTACCAACCATTTTTATTGCACTGCGGCAGATGCAATTCAATAAAATCGTATGGCTCATCTGTATCGCAACGATTGTAATCATTCCCTGGTGCATACGGTTTTACATTACAACGGGCTACCTGGTTTTCCCGGTAGCAGGTATTGATCTTTTTAATCCGGATTGGAAACTGCCTTTGCAGCATGTGATTGAAGAACGAAACGCAGTCAAATGTTTCCCGATTTCAGATCGGTTGCCTGCAGAAGAAGTTTTTAAGATGTCATTTTCTGAATGGTTTCCGCAATGGTTTAAAAAGAGCCTGTTTGAACAGAAAGCTTTCTTTCTCGCAATTATTTTTGTTTCGGTGTATCATATACTAACGTTTAAAAAAAGGCTGCAGCAGCTGAATGACCGGTTATTTCTGGCTATTCAGATATGCGTGTTAATCAATATTACTATCTGGCTCACACAATTTCCTGATTTCAGATTTGCATGGGGATACATTTTAGTATATGTGTTTACAGGAATGTATTTCATGGCAACAGATGCAGGCTTTTTTAGAAATAAATTTCAGCGGTTAACGTTGATTTTTTTAATTGCCATGACAGGTATACATTTGATCCGAACCCTTAAAGATGTTTCCGGTAATTATAAAAACATATTCCTTCAGCAGGCACAATTTACTGAAGGTGAAATTGAGATCAGGAAAATCAATACTGTTTCATATTATAAAAGTGAAACAGCCTGGGATTTACCGTTGCCAAGTATTTTATCATGGCAAAATCCTTCTATTGAATTGCGTGGAGATTCTACCTTAAAAGAAGGTTTTAGATCTGTACCTGAAAAGAAATAA